A region of Sphingobium baderi DNA encodes the following proteins:
- a CDS encoding MaoC family dehydratase translates to MSYAIGDALPPFTIESVSPEAMKQWAVFLADPNPIHLDVEVVKAKGLGDRVINQGPINVAYMMNMLMRAFPGGRIKTMDSRFLDNVYGGDRAVVTGKVAAIDGNVVTCEFTLDVDGRGTVNSGTAIVEI, encoded by the coding sequence ATGAGCTACGCTATCGGAGACGCACTGCCGCCCTTCACGATCGAAAGCGTCAGCCCCGAGGCCATGAAGCAATGGGCCGTGTTCCTTGCCGATCCAAACCCCATTCATCTCGATGTCGAGGTGGTGAAGGCGAAGGGGCTAGGCGACCGGGTCATCAATCAAGGGCCGATCAACGTCGCCTATATGATGAACATGCTGATGCGCGCCTTTCCCGGCGGCCGGATCAAAACGATGGATTCGCGCTTTCTGGACAATGTCTATGGCGGCGACCGCGCGGTGGTGACAGGCAAGGTCGCGGCCATCGACGGCAATGTCGTGACCTGCGAATTTACGTTGGATGTCGATGGCCGGGGCACGGTCAATTCCGGCACGGCGATCGTGGAAATCTGA
- a CDS encoding VOC family protein, whose product MPSGPFAHVCMVVRDLDKAIEDWTKILRVLDPASLEERIVKYDEFSSGDDAGMKWATFVNNGGTEIQFIQPAPGTPMGDRLEKVGEHVHHLCYATDDVPGSMEKLKAEGLHLPGGGQTYNDPDMTWQKWSWVGHKSTHGCLIEVASPYESRNDGKWHHAPGKFAYKGPGEHPSFAEMVPPVAAE is encoded by the coding sequence ATGCCTAGCGGACCTTTTGCCCATGTTTGCATGGTCGTCCGAGACCTGGATAAGGCGATTGAAGACTGGACCAAGATCCTGCGCGTGCTTGATCCCGCATCGCTGGAAGAACGCATCGTGAAATATGACGAGTTCTCCAGCGGCGATGACGCGGGCATGAAATGGGCTACGTTCGTCAACAATGGCGGCACGGAAATCCAGTTCATCCAGCCCGCCCCCGGCACGCCCATGGGCGACCGCCTGGAGAAGGTCGGTGAGCATGTTCATCACCTCTGTTATGCGACCGACGATGTGCCCGGCTCGATGGAAAAGCTGAAGGCGGAAGGATTGCACCTGCCCGGCGGTGGCCAGACCTATAATGATCCGGACATGACCTGGCAGAAGTGGAGCTGGGTCGGCCACAAGAGCACTCATGGCTGCCTGATCGAGGTTGCTTCGCCCTATGAAAGCCGCAACGACGGCAAATGGCACCATGCACCCGGGAAATTCGCCTATAAAGGCCCCGGTGAACATCCCTCGTTCGCCGAAATGGTGCCGCCAGTCGCTGCTGAGTAA
- a CDS encoding alpha/beta fold hydrolase, whose translation MITPKRISLPGDGLEMVADAYGDPAAPAVCFFHGGGQSRRSWAGSARHVAQAGYYGLTFDLRGHGDSGWASDGDYLLEAYGRDVEAIIQAIEGPLALVGASRGGQSALVGGSHHPDRVRLIMLADVAPYMVDTGVDEIRGFFRASDSGFASLEDAADALHVHLGQPRLPNVSGLAKSMREEDGRLFWHWDPRTTAPEFLHPPSEGETLIAAARRVKSPLILVKAELSDIVSDESVKRFHALTPQLHVEIARGVGHMFTGDRNDAFAERLLHHLAIHMPL comes from the coding sequence ATGATAACGCCAAAGCGGATAAGCCTGCCGGGTGACGGACTGGAGATGGTTGCGGACGCCTATGGCGACCCGGCCGCTCCGGCCGTCTGCTTTTTCCACGGGGGGGGGCAAAGTCGCCGGTCATGGGCAGGCTCGGCCCGGCACGTTGCACAAGCGGGCTATTATGGCCTGACATTCGATCTGCGCGGCCATGGCGACAGCGGCTGGGCCAGCGATGGCGACTATCTGCTGGAAGCCTATGGCCGCGATGTCGAAGCCATCATCCAGGCCATCGAAGGACCGCTTGCCCTGGTGGGCGCATCACGCGGTGGTCAATCGGCCCTGGTGGGTGGCTCGCACCATCCCGACCGGGTTCGCCTCATCATGCTGGCCGACGTCGCGCCCTATATGGTCGATACGGGAGTGGACGAAATTCGCGGCTTCTTCCGCGCAAGCGATTCCGGCTTCGCATCGCTTGAGGATGCCGCCGACGCGCTACACGTCCATCTTGGCCAGCCCCGCCTTCCCAACGTCTCCGGCCTTGCCAAATCGATGCGCGAGGAAGATGGTCGCCTGTTCTGGCACTGGGATCCGCGCACGACTGCGCCGGAATTTCTCCATCCTCCCTCGGAAGGAGAGACGCTTATTGCGGCAGCTCGCCGCGTCAAATCGCCGCTGATTCTCGTGAAGGCGGAACTGAGCGACATCGTTTCGGACGAAAGCGTCAAGCGCTTCCATGCGCTCACCCCGCAATTGCACGTCGAGATCGCCCGTGGCGTGGGCCACATGTTCACCGGGGACCGCAACGACGCTTTTGCCGAGCGCCTGCTGCACCACCTTGCTATCCACATGCCACTATGA